One part of the Aricia agestis chromosome Z, ilAriAges1.1, whole genome shotgun sequence genome encodes these proteins:
- the LOC121738293 gene encoding roquin-1 isoform X1, whose amino-acid sequence MPIQAPQWTDYLNCPVCCREFGPPPRSPISLGCGHTLCGHCLKHLHRKQCPFDQTVIQSEPEELVVNTALLKLVGYTPPAQPYHPPCIQALPEHERQAYDVIVRCLEHLAIYLKLCSNAGSNLSGNRLSRPMQRKLVTLLQCAVTDEEGRGRAARAARSLGERTVTELILQHQNPQQLSANLWAAVRARGCQFLGPAMQEEVLKLVLLALEDGSALSRKVLVMFVVQRLEPHFPQASKTSIGHVVQLLYRASCFKVSKRECDSSLMQLKEEFRTYESLRREHDAQIVQIATEAGLRIAPDQWSALLYGDTAHKSHMQSIIDKLQTPQSFAQSVQELFIALQRTGDPAQLIAMSMHLDRLANIDASPDAESPTWQQLAEIINSIKEVVSGLVHYLQQANCRDTNHNQKHVQDRTLEPSTTGQPSPQNAAMTPTHARYKTMCRYRGTNNSGQEVTNGNFQYMPGISMPMPPAMPQPMMPQMYPAMPYPPAPHIDNFNVPNVPPLRQYPAQGFPQEPYSEFPPDNRTDCIQNANFPSSNVVHNAPPMNQNGLIVPIPERPYYGRFNDMSLPEDNMKYPRPEFVGPVYPVPRYPAQEAISPMPNMFMPVQHEAPRNVSPYNFDDLPCSGFPAAPCERRMDPTWAPANNVFNFDEIRSTLPPAPNSDEVYLVPDRWTVGADRLTAVTNRADDELEEELQALERRIDTEFKSAD is encoded by the exons ATGCCAATTCAGGCGCCGCAATGGACGGACTATCTCAATTGTCCAGTGTGCTGCCGAGAGTTTGGTCCACCACCCCGGAGTCCTATCAGCCTTGGATGTGGCCACACGCTCTGCGGCCATTGTCTTAAACACCTCCACAGAAAACAATGCCCTTTCGACCAG ACAGTGATACAATCGGAGCCCGAAGAGCTGGTGGTTAACACGGCGTTGCTAAAGCTCGTCGGGTACACGCCGCCGGCGCAGCCCTACCACCCGCCCTGCATACAGGCGCTGCCGGAACACGAGCGGCAGGCCTACGACGTCATAGTACGATGCCTTGAACACCTCGCCATATACCTCAAGCTCTGCAGCAATG CGGGCAGCAATTTATCCGGCAACCGGTTGTCGCGGCCGATGCAGCGCAAGTTGGTGACGCTGCTGCAATGCGCCGTCACCGATGAGGAGGGCAGGGGCAGAGCGGCGCGTGCAGCCAGATCCCTGGGCGAGAGGACTGTCACTGAATTGATACTGCAACACCAG AACCCTCAACAACTGAGCGCGAACCTTTGGGCGGCAGTGCGCGCGCGCGGCTGTCAGTTCCTCGGCCCAGCTATGCAGGAGGAGGTCTTGAAGTTGGTCCTTCTGGCGTTAGAAGACGGCTCCGCTCTGTCGAGAAag GTGTTAGTGATGTTTGTCGTCCAAAGATTAGAGCCTCATTTTCCACAGGCTTCTAAGACTAGTATAGGCCATGTGGTCCAGCTTTTGTACAGAGCTTCTTGTTTTAAG GTATCAAAGCGGGAATGCGACTCGTCGTTGATGCAACTGAAGGAGGAGTTTCGTACGTACGAGTCTTTGAGGCGAGAACACGACGCTCAGATAGTCCAAATCGCCACAGAAGCGGGACTCAGAATAGCCCCCGATCAATGGAGCGCCCTACTCTACGGGGACACTGCACACAAAAGCCACATGCAGAGCATAATAGATAAACTCCAAACCCCTCAATCTTTTGCGCAGTCGGTTCAGGAGCTATTCATAGCGCTGCAGAGAACGGGTGACCCGGCTCAGCTGATCGCAATGAGTATGCACCTAGACAGACTCGCCAATATCGATGCTAGTCCCG ACGCAGAGAGTCCAACGTGGCAACAACTGGCGGAAATCATAAACTCGATCAAGGAAGTGGTGTCAGGTCTAGTGCATTATCTACAGCAGGCGAACTGTCGTGACACCAATCACAATCAGAAACACGTACAAGACAGAACTTTGGAGCCGTCGACAA CAGGTCAGCCGTCCCCACAGAATGCAGCCATGACTCCAACGCACGCGAGATACAAGACGATGTGCag GTACCGGGGTACCAACAACAGTGGACAGGAGGTAACGAATGGCAACTTCCAATACATGCCAGGTATATCAATGCCGATGCCACCGGCGATGCCACAGCCGATGATGCCACAGATGTACCCCGCCATGCCATATCCGCCCGCGCCACATATCGACAACTTCAATGTGCCGAATGTGCCAC CGCTCCGCCAGTACCCCGCTCAAGGTTTCCCGCAGGAACCGTACAGCGAGTTCCCGCCAGACAACAGAACAGACTGTATCCAGAACGC AAACTTCCCATCATCGAACGTCGTCCACAATGCACCGCCGATGAATCAGAACGGCCTCATAGTGCCCATACCGGAGCGGCCTTACTACGGGCGCTTCAACGATATGTCCCTGCCCGAGGACAATATGAAGTACCCTAGGCCAGAGTTCGTGGGTCCCGTGTACCCGGTACCCAGGTACCCGGCCCAGGAGGCCATATCCCCCATGCCGAACATGTTCATGCCGGTGCAACACGAAGCGCCGAGAAACGTTAGCCCGTATAATTTTGATGATT TGCCATGCAGTGGTTTTCCGGCGGCACCGTGCGAGAGGCGCATGGACCCGACGTGGGCTCCTGCTAATAAT GTATTTAATTTCGACGAAATTAGGAGCACCCTGCCGCCAGCGCCTAACTCAGATGAG GTATATTTGGTGCCCGACCGGTGGACTGTCGGCGCAGACAGGCTCACCGCAGTCACAAATAGAGCGGATGAT GAACTCGAAGAAGAATTGCAGGCGTTGGAGAGAAGAATCGACACAGAATTCAAAAGCGCTGATTAA
- the LOC121738293 gene encoding roquin-1 isoform X2: protein MPIQAPQWTDYLNCPVCCREFGPPPRSPISLGCGHTLCGHCLKHLHRKQCPFDQTVIQSEPEELVVNTALLKLVGYTPPAQPYHPPCIQALPEHERQAYDVIVRCLEHLAIYLKLCSNAGSNLSGNRLSRPMQRKLVTLLQCAVTDEEGRGRAARAARSLGERTVTELILQHQNPQQLSANLWAAVRARGCQFLGPAMQEEVLKLVLLALEDGSALSRKVLVMFVVQRLEPHFPQASKTSIGHVVQLLYRASCFKVSKRECDSSLMQLKEEFRTYESLRREHDAQIVQIATEAGLRIAPDQWSALLYGDTAHKSHMQSIIDKLQTPQSFAQSVQELFIALQRTGDPAQLIAMSMHLDRLANIDASPDAESPTWQQLAEIINSIKEVVSGLVHYLQQANCRDTNHNQKHVQDRTLEPSTSQPSPQNAAMTPTHARYKTMCRYRGTNNSGQEVTNGNFQYMPGISMPMPPAMPQPMMPQMYPAMPYPPAPHIDNFNVPNVPPLRQYPAQGFPQEPYSEFPPDNRTDCIQNANFPSSNVVHNAPPMNQNGLIVPIPERPYYGRFNDMSLPEDNMKYPRPEFVGPVYPVPRYPAQEAISPMPNMFMPVQHEAPRNVSPYNFDDLPCSGFPAAPCERRMDPTWAPANNVFNFDEIRSTLPPAPNSDEVYLVPDRWTVGADRLTAVTNRADDELEEELQALERRIDTEFKSAD from the exons ATGCCAATTCAGGCGCCGCAATGGACGGACTATCTCAATTGTCCAGTGTGCTGCCGAGAGTTTGGTCCACCACCCCGGAGTCCTATCAGCCTTGGATGTGGCCACACGCTCTGCGGCCATTGTCTTAAACACCTCCACAGAAAACAATGCCCTTTCGACCAG ACAGTGATACAATCGGAGCCCGAAGAGCTGGTGGTTAACACGGCGTTGCTAAAGCTCGTCGGGTACACGCCGCCGGCGCAGCCCTACCACCCGCCCTGCATACAGGCGCTGCCGGAACACGAGCGGCAGGCCTACGACGTCATAGTACGATGCCTTGAACACCTCGCCATATACCTCAAGCTCTGCAGCAATG CGGGCAGCAATTTATCCGGCAACCGGTTGTCGCGGCCGATGCAGCGCAAGTTGGTGACGCTGCTGCAATGCGCCGTCACCGATGAGGAGGGCAGGGGCAGAGCGGCGCGTGCAGCCAGATCCCTGGGCGAGAGGACTGTCACTGAATTGATACTGCAACACCAG AACCCTCAACAACTGAGCGCGAACCTTTGGGCGGCAGTGCGCGCGCGCGGCTGTCAGTTCCTCGGCCCAGCTATGCAGGAGGAGGTCTTGAAGTTGGTCCTTCTGGCGTTAGAAGACGGCTCCGCTCTGTCGAGAAag GTGTTAGTGATGTTTGTCGTCCAAAGATTAGAGCCTCATTTTCCACAGGCTTCTAAGACTAGTATAGGCCATGTGGTCCAGCTTTTGTACAGAGCTTCTTGTTTTAAG GTATCAAAGCGGGAATGCGACTCGTCGTTGATGCAACTGAAGGAGGAGTTTCGTACGTACGAGTCTTTGAGGCGAGAACACGACGCTCAGATAGTCCAAATCGCCACAGAAGCGGGACTCAGAATAGCCCCCGATCAATGGAGCGCCCTACTCTACGGGGACACTGCACACAAAAGCCACATGCAGAGCATAATAGATAAACTCCAAACCCCTCAATCTTTTGCGCAGTCGGTTCAGGAGCTATTCATAGCGCTGCAGAGAACGGGTGACCCGGCTCAGCTGATCGCAATGAGTATGCACCTAGACAGACTCGCCAATATCGATGCTAGTCCCG ACGCAGAGAGTCCAACGTGGCAACAACTGGCGGAAATCATAAACTCGATCAAGGAAGTGGTGTCAGGTCTAGTGCATTATCTACAGCAGGCGAACTGTCGTGACACCAATCACAATCAGAAACACGTACAAGACAGAACTTTGGAGCCGTCGACAA GTCAGCCGTCCCCACAGAATGCAGCCATGACTCCAACGCACGCGAGATACAAGACGATGTGCag GTACCGGGGTACCAACAACAGTGGACAGGAGGTAACGAATGGCAACTTCCAATACATGCCAGGTATATCAATGCCGATGCCACCGGCGATGCCACAGCCGATGATGCCACAGATGTACCCCGCCATGCCATATCCGCCCGCGCCACATATCGACAACTTCAATGTGCCGAATGTGCCAC CGCTCCGCCAGTACCCCGCTCAAGGTTTCCCGCAGGAACCGTACAGCGAGTTCCCGCCAGACAACAGAACAGACTGTATCCAGAACGC AAACTTCCCATCATCGAACGTCGTCCACAATGCACCGCCGATGAATCAGAACGGCCTCATAGTGCCCATACCGGAGCGGCCTTACTACGGGCGCTTCAACGATATGTCCCTGCCCGAGGACAATATGAAGTACCCTAGGCCAGAGTTCGTGGGTCCCGTGTACCCGGTACCCAGGTACCCGGCCCAGGAGGCCATATCCCCCATGCCGAACATGTTCATGCCGGTGCAACACGAAGCGCCGAGAAACGTTAGCCCGTATAATTTTGATGATT TGCCATGCAGTGGTTTTCCGGCGGCACCGTGCGAGAGGCGCATGGACCCGACGTGGGCTCCTGCTAATAAT GTATTTAATTTCGACGAAATTAGGAGCACCCTGCCGCCAGCGCCTAACTCAGATGAG GTATATTTGGTGCCCGACCGGTGGACTGTCGGCGCAGACAGGCTCACCGCAGTCACAAATAGAGCGGATGAT GAACTCGAAGAAGAATTGCAGGCGTTGGAGAGAAGAATCGACACAGAATTCAAAAGCGCTGATTAA